A window of the Haloquadratum walsbyi C23 genome harbors these coding sequences:
- a CDS encoding GMP synthase subunit A gives MTHIAVIDNHGQFTHLEQRALRDLGVDVELVDNTTSPEQLIQTADGLVLSGGPDIDRVGNCPEYLELDIPILGICLGMQLLANELGGSVAAGDYGGYADVDVEILDDTDPLIGSLAPETRVWASHADEVKSVPEGFERTARSDVCRIEAMSNRDQERYGVQWHPEVAHTERGEEVFKNFIARCQ, from the coding sequence ATGACTCATATCGCTGTCATCGATAATCACGGTCAGTTTACGCATCTCGAACAGCGGGCACTCCGTGATCTTGGGGTTGATGTCGAGCTCGTTGATAACACGACATCACCCGAGCAACTAATTCAGACCGCTGATGGGCTCGTCCTCTCTGGTGGTCCCGATATTGATCGAGTTGGTAACTGTCCAGAATATCTTGAATTGGATATTCCAATATTAGGTATCTGCCTTGGTATGCAACTACTCGCGAACGAACTTGGTGGATCAGTCGCTGCTGGTGATTACGGTGGCTACGCCGATGTGGATGTTGAGATTCTTGATGATACCGACCCACTCATTGGATCACTCGCCCCAGAAACGCGTGTGTGGGCAAGCCATGCTGATGAGGTTAAATCCGTCCCCGAGGGGTTTGAACGAACGGCACGATCAGATGTGTGCCGTATCGAAGCAATGAGTAATCGTGATCAAGAGCGGTATGGTGTCCAGTGGCATCCTGAGGTCGCACATACTGAGCGCGGTGAAGAGGTCTTCAAGAACTTCATAGCTCGGTGTCAATAG
- a CDS encoding eL43 family ribosomal protein: MAEEKARTTGSAGRFGARYGRVARRRVKEIESEMRNASIDGDDVTRVGTGIWRNEETGELFTGGTYNPETPGGKQVQRSIRAALSTDGDEDN; the protein is encoded by the coding sequence ATGGCTGAAGAAAAGGCACGGACGACTGGAAGTGCTGGTCGATTCGGAGCACGATATGGACGTGTTGCACGACGACGGGTCAAAGAAATCGAATCAGAAATGCGTAATGCAAGCATCGATGGTGATGATGTCACCCGTGTTGGAACAGGAATATGGCGAAATGAAGAGACAGGTGAACTCTTCACCGGTGGAACGTACAATCCGGAAACACCTGGAGGAAAGCAAGTGCAGCGCTCAATCCGTGCTGCGCTTTCAACAGATGGTGACGAGGATAACTAA
- a CDS encoding DNA-directed RNA polymerase subunit P — MSYKCSRCKRDVELEEYGGVRCPFCGHRVLLKERAPEIKEVPVE; from the coding sequence ATGAGCTATAAGTGTTCTCGCTGTAAGCGTGATGTCGAACTCGAGGAGTATGGCGGCGTTCGATGTCCATTCTGTGGACATCGTGTGCTATTAAAAGAGCGTGCTCCAGAGATTAAAGAAGTCCCTGTTGAATGA
- a CDS encoding (R)-citramalate synthase produces MDSDGTVQLLDTTLRDGEQAPGISLDPDEKAEIARELDRSGIEFIEAGSACTGEGERETIRQVTGLDLDATVTSFARGVKSDIELAVDCGVDGVTIVVPASDQHIETKVGSTRSEVVTTTAELVEYAKDHDLWVEVIGEDGSRADIEFLERLMREALDAGADRSCYADTVGHANPETTYEYVSRLAALGPVSTHTHDDLGLAMTNVWVSLAAGADLVHGTVNGIGERAGNVALEEVAIALAHGYDIETATLDQLYSLAQTVSQATNIPLPPNKAVIGENAFTHESGIHTDGTLKDKTMYEPYSPSSVGRERRLVLGKHAGRAGVQAALDEHRIDVSEDEVTAIVDRVKELGDRDKRVTDADLLTIAEEVQGRERDRHVELLDLTAASGGGTPTASIRLRVGENERVASGTGSGPVDAAVEAVRAALGTDADAQLDSYHVDAITGGTDAMVTVEVEMSRGDRTVSVATSDSDITRCSVEAMVEALDRLLSVDTGGTSSNSESDVDVDADDVSLADD; encoded by the coding sequence TTGGATTCTGACGGTACGGTACAGCTCCTCGATACAACACTTCGAGATGGTGAACAAGCACCTGGTATATCGCTTGATCCCGATGAAAAAGCCGAAATCGCTCGTGAACTTGACCGCTCTGGGATTGAGTTTATTGAGGCTGGCAGCGCCTGTACCGGTGAAGGTGAGCGAGAGACAATCCGACAGGTAACAGGGCTTGATCTTGATGCAACCGTTACAAGTTTCGCTCGTGGTGTCAAATCCGATATTGAACTCGCAGTTGATTGCGGCGTTGATGGAGTAACGATCGTTGTTCCTGCGAGCGACCAACATATCGAAACAAAGGTTGGATCAACACGATCAGAGGTAGTCACAACGACCGCTGAGCTGGTTGAATATGCCAAAGATCATGACCTCTGGGTTGAAGTCATTGGTGAGGATGGTTCACGGGCTGATATCGAGTTCCTTGAGAGATTGATGCGAGAAGCACTCGATGCTGGTGCCGACCGGTCATGTTATGCTGATACGGTTGGACACGCTAATCCCGAGACGACGTATGAGTATGTGTCACGACTTGCAGCGCTTGGTCCAGTCTCAACACATACGCATGATGATCTTGGACTTGCAATGACAAATGTATGGGTCAGTCTTGCTGCTGGGGCTGACCTTGTCCACGGTACAGTCAATGGGATTGGTGAACGGGCTGGAAACGTTGCACTGGAAGAAGTCGCAATTGCACTCGCACATGGTTACGATATCGAGACAGCAACGCTTGATCAGTTGTACTCTCTTGCGCAGACCGTCTCACAAGCGACTAATATACCCCTACCGCCAAATAAAGCGGTTATTGGTGAAAATGCGTTCACGCATGAAAGTGGGATCCATACGGATGGAACACTGAAAGATAAGACGATGTACGAGCCGTATTCACCGTCATCTGTTGGTCGTGAGCGGCGGCTTGTTCTCGGGAAACACGCTGGGCGCGCAGGTGTTCAAGCAGCACTCGATGAACATCGCATTGACGTGTCCGAAGATGAGGTCACAGCCATCGTCGACCGTGTCAAAGAGCTTGGAGACCGTGATAAGCGTGTGACTGATGCTGATCTACTCACGATTGCTGAGGAAGTCCAAGGGCGCGAGCGAGACCGTCATGTTGAGCTTCTTGATTTAACAGCAGCATCTGGCGGAGGAACACCAACGGCATCAATTCGACTTCGTGTTGGTGAGAATGAGCGCGTTGCGTCCGGGACTGGAAGTGGTCCGGTTGATGCTGCTGTTGAAGCAGTTCGAGCAGCACTTGGCACAGATGCAGATGCACAATTAGACTCATATCATGTTGATGCGATCACTGGTGGAACAGACGCTATGGTGACAGTTGAGGTTGAAATGTCGCGCGGTGATCGGACTGTCTCTGTTGCAACATCTGACTCTGATATCACACGATGTAGCGTTGAGGCAATGGTTGAAGCGCTTGATCGACTCCTCTCAGTTGATACCGGTGGTACATCGTCGAATTCTGAATCCGACGTCGATGTTGACGCTGATGATGTGAGTCTTGCTGATGATTAA
- a CDS encoding KEOPS complex subunit Pcc1: MNIDSGIDGDTAKSDHSGNIGKIEMSADSSHNTITDIHSSVTTDRETNSVSQKCHTLELTWDYTSVQHAQVVRLAVEQEVGEIDDARSCAQVENNGTTVTVNIAAADLIALRAGANTWTRFVAVAEQLFNSADDLKLE, translated from the coding sequence ATGAATATTGATTCGGGTATCGATGGGGATACTGCAAAAAGTGATCACAGTGGTAATATTGGCAAAATTGAAATGTCCGCTGACTCATCTCATAATACTATCACAGATATTCATTCATCGGTCACAACGGATAGGGAGACCAACAGTGTCAGTCAAAAATGTCATACACTGGAATTAACATGGGATTACACCAGCGTGCAGCATGCACAAGTTGTGCGCTTAGCCGTCGAGCAAGAAGTCGGAGAAATTGACGATGCACGATCTTGCGCGCAGGTCGAGAATAATGGCACAACTGTCACAGTGAACATTGCTGCAGCAGATCTAATTGCACTTCGAGCAGGCGCAAATACGTGGACACGATTTGTTGCGGTCGCAGAACAACTATTTAATAGCGCTGATGATCTGAAACTTGAGTGA
- a CDS encoding ABC transporter permease: MTDSQLFSTAHQDDTEQSDPQPATYYHLTRAVLLREFLLFIRYPANAVGGIVVALFFFIVLFYGGQLLAGRALADSIEGIVVGYFLWTLSSGAYASISNDIGSEVQWGTLERHVTTPFGFAPVALLKGVAKLVRTFLTSAVILVGMLLVTGTKLAFPPVTVIVVAGASVASVLGLGFAAGGITVLYKRVGTWLGLLQFGFVILVSAPVFSIPWLRALPLAHGSALLQRVMVDGTRLWEFSITEISLLFAIAVVYLLGGYVVFHYSTRRARRLGVLGDY; this comes from the coding sequence ATGACCGATTCTCAACTCTTCTCTACAGCACATCAAGACGACACAGAGCAATCAGACCCACAGCCAGCCACGTATTATCATCTCACGCGAGCAGTTCTTCTCCGTGAGTTCTTATTGTTTATTCGGTATCCGGCAAACGCGGTTGGTGGAATTGTAGTTGCTTTATTCTTTTTTATTGTGTTATTTTATGGCGGACAACTGCTAGCTGGGCGAGCATTAGCTGATTCAATTGAGGGTATTGTTGTCGGTTACTTTCTGTGGACACTGTCATCTGGTGCGTATGCATCGATATCGAATGATATCGGAAGCGAGGTCCAATGGGGGACACTTGAGAGACATGTCACCACACCATTCGGATTCGCGCCTGTTGCGCTACTCAAAGGTGTTGCCAAACTTGTTCGGACATTTCTCACATCGGCGGTGATCCTTGTTGGGATGTTGCTAGTGACAGGAACTAAACTTGCATTTCCTCCGGTAACAGTCATAGTGGTTGCAGGAGCAAGTGTTGCGTCCGTACTCGGACTTGGCTTTGCTGCTGGGGGAATCACGGTATTATATAAGCGAGTTGGAACGTGGCTCGGACTTCTTCAATTTGGATTTGTTATTCTTGTTTCAGCACCTGTTTTCTCAATTCCGTGGCTTCGGGCACTTCCGTTAGCACACGGAAGTGCGCTTCTCCAGCGAGTGATGGTTGATGGGACACGCCTCTGGGAATTTAGCATCACTGAAATCAGTCTGTTATTCGCTATTGCAGTTGTATATCTCCTTGGCGGCTATGTTGTTTTTCACTACTCAACACGCCGAGCACGACGGCTTGGTGTACTTGGCGATTATTAG
- a CDS encoding ABC transporter ATP-binding protein has product MGRSAVTSLEAMTKRNQDDNSPALVVDSVGKQFGSGDSAVTAVDDVSFSVERGSIVGLLGPNGAGKTTLIKSILGTVLPDTGTIRVLGTDVKNERRAAYANVDAMLEGARNDYWRLTVQENLRYFATISGINPDSVATRHARLLERLDLTMWADTPVRDLSRGMKQKVSLASVLAGGAELLFLDEPTLGLDVEGSRTLRSELRRLAIEDGLTVILSSHDMAVIEDVCDRVIVMADGGIVADSDVETLVETVGGDRLQIKSNDLTPRIVSRLRERITKTALNATIDSDSDPHIEVEISEVSLYRLFNILEGADVEIEQIQTIEVGLEEALIELTSTQSQADTQTQVGSVDESHTKVGDPSVNKNQQEAKSPGGTEISTDSIQRSNHSESDMGRSREHDI; this is encoded by the coding sequence ATGGGACGCAGTGCGGTTACATCGCTCGAGGCGATGACCAAGAGAAATCAAGATGATAACTCACCGGCACTCGTTGTCGATAGTGTAGGTAAGCAATTTGGCAGTGGAGACAGTGCTGTCACTGCAGTTGACGATGTGAGTTTCAGTGTTGAACGTGGTTCAATTGTTGGATTACTTGGACCAAATGGAGCAGGAAAAACGACACTAATTAAATCTATTCTTGGAACGGTTCTTCCAGATACAGGGACAATTCGAGTGCTCGGCACCGATGTCAAGAATGAGCGGCGAGCGGCGTATGCGAATGTTGATGCGATGCTTGAGGGTGCTCGAAACGATTATTGGCGACTCACTGTACAGGAAAACCTTCGATACTTTGCGACAATCAGCGGTATTAATCCGGACTCTGTCGCTACTCGGCATGCACGGTTACTTGAGCGGCTAGATCTCACTATGTGGGCAGATACACCGGTACGAGATCTCTCACGCGGTATGAAACAGAAAGTATCTCTCGCAAGTGTACTCGCCGGGGGAGCCGAACTTCTATTTCTTGACGAACCAACGCTTGGATTAGATGTTGAGGGATCTCGTACGCTCCGGAGTGAATTGCGTCGACTCGCGATTGAAGATGGACTGACAGTCATCCTCAGTAGCCATGATATGGCAGTCATTGAGGATGTTTGTGACCGTGTTATCGTGATGGCTGATGGGGGTATTGTTGCCGATAGCGATGTTGAAACACTTGTAGAAACGGTTGGAGGTGACCGACTCCAGATCAAAAGCAATGATCTAACTCCACGCATTGTGTCAAGACTTCGTGAACGTATCACAAAGACAGCACTCAATGCAACTATCGATAGTGACTCTGACCCTCACATTGAAGTTGAGATTTCAGAAGTATCATTGTATAGATTATTTAATATATTAGAGGGAGCGGATGTAGAGATTGAGCAGATTCAGACAATCGAAGTCGGACTTGAGGAAGCATTAATTGAGTTGACGAGTACTCAATCACAAGCTGACACTCAAACACAGGTAGGCAGTGTGGATGAATCACATACCAAAGTGGGTGATCCATCTGTCAATAAAAACCAACAGGAAGCGAAATCACCGGGAGGCACTGAGATATCCACTGACAGCATTCAGCGTAGTAATCATTCTGAGAGTGATATGGGCAGATCACGAGAACATGATATATGA
- a CDS encoding prefoldin subunit beta: MQGNLPPEAQEKLEELQDLQETAQKVAAQKDQAESTLNESEAALDALEDVNEETMMYREVGELLVETEYDTAHDELSDKVDSLEIRVEQLQKQEDRVRDQFESLQEELQQMLQGGAGGGGPMGPGGAGA; the protein is encoded by the coding sequence ATGCAGGGCAATCTGCCACCAGAGGCACAAGAGAAACTCGAAGAGCTGCAGGACCTTCAAGAAACGGCACAGAAGGTGGCAGCCCAGAAAGATCAAGCTGAGTCGACACTGAATGAGTCTGAAGCGGCGCTTGATGCGCTTGAAGATGTTAATGAGGAAACGATGATGTATCGAGAGGTTGGTGAATTACTTGTTGAGACGGAGTATGACACCGCTCACGACGAACTTTCAGACAAAGTTGATAGCCTTGAGATTCGTGTTGAGCAACTGCAGAAACAAGAAGATCGAGTTCGCGATCAATTCGAAAGTCTTCAAGAAGAACTTCAGCAGATGCTCCAGGGCGGCGCTGGTGGTGGTGGTCCGATGGGTCCTGGCGGCGCTGGTGCATGA
- a CDS encoding DUF3194 domain-containing protein: protein MSPSTPSDEAVVQTAADAAEGVIFAEYRQSTVTDVDITVSFESGVLEVDVYLNIPDDVSPPADDVADEAARTAQAAVDELFDETQG, encoded by the coding sequence ATGTCACCCTCGACACCAAGCGATGAAGCCGTAGTTCAAACGGCTGCGGATGCTGCTGAGGGAGTTATTTTCGCTGAATACCGACAGTCGACGGTAACCGACGTTGATATTACCGTTAGTTTTGAATCTGGCGTTCTTGAAGTTGATGTGTATCTCAACATACCTGATGATGTCTCACCACCAGCCGACGATGTAGCTGATGAGGCTGCGCGAACCGCACAAGCGGCTGTTGATGAACTGTTTGATGAGACACAAGGTTAA
- a CDS encoding cryptochrome/photolyase family protein: MRLFWHRRDPRLRDNAGLAAAARADSESVLPVYVYDSDLFDAIGERQQAFWMHAVRELKEAYRERESDLIVRAGDPGDIIPALAEEYDIDGVHCNQHYRPGRQSRRERVASELDKSGIAFDVRTDHVLVDPGRLDASYPNHSQFHNDWEDVPKRSAYNSPPAETLVDITDSKTVPVPTVEIDLPPSGYEAARDRLDRFCDRGIYDYNDTRDDLAQAAEKPTTAVSRMSPYLSGGMIGIREVWDAASSVYEAVHGNERRNADKYRYELSWREQNYHLLYYNPDLAVSNYKSIPNEIQWRDDDEAFKSWALGQTGYPLVDAGMRQLNREGYIHNRPRQVVASFLTKHLLVDWRRGARYFTKQLIDHDYASNHGSWQWIASTGTDSVDVRIFDPVSQLSKYDDGANFVREYVPELSDTPTEKIIEWPTLSPGDRAQFAPEYPDPIVGRNEGYERAQQTFEKALGKR, encoded by the coding sequence ATGCGTTTATTTTGGCATCGGCGCGACCCTCGGCTTCGAGATAATGCTGGGCTAGCCGCTGCAGCACGGGCTGATTCTGAGTCGGTTCTACCAGTATATGTATATGATTCAGACTTATTTGACGCCATTGGGGAGCGACAACAGGCATTTTGGATGCATGCGGTTCGTGAGCTCAAGGAAGCATATCGTGAGCGCGAAAGTGATCTTATCGTTCGTGCTGGCGATCCAGGCGACATCATTCCAGCATTAGCTGAAGAGTATGACATCGATGGTGTACACTGTAATCAGCACTATCGACCGGGACGCCAGTCTCGGCGCGAGCGTGTTGCAAGTGAACTTGATAAGTCTGGGATTGCATTTGACGTTCGAACAGATCACGTGCTTGTTGATCCCGGTCGGCTTGATGCATCATATCCAAATCATAGTCAATTTCACAATGATTGGGAAGATGTTCCAAAACGGTCAGCATATAATTCACCACCGGCTGAGACGCTTGTCGATATTACTGATAGCAAAACTGTCCCTGTCCCAACGGTTGAGATCGATCTTCCACCTTCGGGGTATGAGGCTGCGCGAGACCGCCTTGATCGGTTCTGTGACCGAGGTATTTATGATTATAATGATACGCGTGATGACCTCGCACAGGCTGCTGAGAAACCAACAACAGCAGTGTCACGAATGTCACCGTATCTCTCTGGTGGGATGATTGGTATTCGAGAGGTATGGGACGCTGCAAGTTCAGTATATGAGGCTGTACACGGAAATGAGCGCCGTAATGCCGATAAGTATAGATATGAACTCTCCTGGCGCGAACAAAACTATCACTTATTATACTATAACCCTGATCTCGCAGTTTCGAACTATAAATCGATTCCAAACGAGATACAGTGGCGAGATGATGATGAGGCGTTTAAATCATGGGCTCTAGGACAAACCGGCTACCCGCTTGTTGATGCTGGCATGCGGCAACTCAATCGCGAAGGCTATATTCACAACCGTCCGCGACAAGTGGTAGCGAGCTTTTTAACGAAGCATCTCCTCGTTGACTGGCGTCGCGGCGCACGGTACTTCACCAAACAACTCATCGATCATGATTATGCTTCAAATCACGGGAGTTGGCAGTGGATTGCATCAACTGGTACTGATTCCGTTGATGTTCGAATCTTCGACCCTGTGAGCCAGTTGTCGAAATATGACGATGGCGCAAACTTTGTGCGTGAGTATGTTCCCGAATTGAGTGATACACCAACAGAGAAGATTATTGAGTGGCCAACATTGTCGCCTGGTGACCGTGCACAGTTTGCCCCAGAGTATCCTGATCCAATTGTCGGAAGAAATGAAGGGTATGAACGCGCACAACAGACATTTGAGAAGGCGCTCGGAAAGCGATAG
- a CDS encoding DUF2070 family protein translates to MTTTQSELANLSRYIFRAPRWYVSLTFAIVVAAAVGVAAFDSGAYATTWRGLFIFGRDAWEGVFFIGIPTVVAAFATTGVDRFVGGKLTANRSSLLALISELILVTIVVTAAVISVITGLGQRFIFDALVVALASIFAFRLLIVMAVSRSSLVIAALPASIQTLVAAVLLFVYSGTLRYISFGGPLLDAYMMPYLARPERAPAELSAISMEHFALLGITSVLYALAVYGFIIVVDRPWRRSLNVSMLDFLRGFIGHIAEGSRELEEFFQQLGEDALIPVSVLSFKTLDDVEKARFVLPMIHPGPMGEIGGGNLPERVATAANGLAFPPHATAGHDFNLVTEREVDTIIDAVETAANRIEYATEATRSVRTHSGESSMLGQCIGNNGLLISTYAPGFADDIAYGVGLSASAEARTTGLSNVMLVDAHNSNNGLSGPTLGHVTPGSARAFDMISAARQCGDRLSTAEQYPMELGTAWAETPWDPTDGIGPLGVRVAVLKVADNETAYVLVDGNNMEPGLRGQIIEAIVDEGPVDAAEIMTTDTHIVNTVEANNQVGSAIDNDIFINTLTELTTEARRDYETVTGGMAVERVSVTVFGSDRTETLASHANAVVSIGGAFAVTVALAAIAVSVVIFLFA, encoded by the coding sequence ATGACTACAACACAAAGCGAACTTGCAAATCTGTCACGATACATATTCCGTGCTCCGCGGTGGTACGTTAGCCTTACGTTCGCAATCGTCGTTGCAGCTGCCGTTGGTGTCGCTGCCTTTGATTCTGGCGCGTACGCTACAACATGGCGTGGACTCTTTATTTTTGGTCGTGATGCATGGGAAGGTGTATTCTTTATTGGAATCCCAACAGTTGTTGCTGCCTTTGCAACAACCGGCGTTGATCGGTTCGTGGGAGGTAAGCTCACGGCAAATAGGTCATCACTTCTTGCATTAATCTCTGAACTGATTCTTGTGACTATTGTTGTAACTGCTGCGGTAATCTCAGTCATCACAGGACTTGGTCAGCGATTCATTTTTGATGCTCTTGTCGTTGCGCTCGCCTCCATCTTCGCATTTCGTCTGCTTATTGTGATGGCTGTCTCGCGTTCATCATTAGTGATCGCAGCACTTCCAGCAAGTATCCAGACACTCGTTGCTGCTGTTCTGTTATTTGTCTATAGTGGTACCTTACGCTATATCTCATTTGGCGGACCGTTGCTTGATGCATATATGATGCCATATTTGGCTCGTCCTGAAAGAGCTCCAGCAGAGTTATCTGCGATATCGATGGAGCACTTTGCACTTCTTGGGATTACATCTGTGCTCTATGCGCTTGCTGTGTATGGATTTATTATTGTTGTTGATCGCCCATGGCGTCGGAGTCTTAATGTTTCAATGCTTGATTTTCTTCGTGGATTCATCGGTCACATCGCAGAAGGTTCACGTGAACTTGAGGAATTCTTTCAGCAACTCGGTGAGGATGCATTAATTCCGGTTTCAGTGCTTTCATTCAAGACGTTAGATGATGTTGAGAAAGCTCGATTTGTCCTTCCAATGATACATCCTGGACCAATGGGTGAGATTGGCGGAGGAAATCTTCCTGAGCGAGTGGCTACAGCAGCCAATGGACTTGCATTCCCTCCACATGCAACTGCTGGTCACGATTTTAATCTTGTGACTGAACGTGAGGTTGACACAATCATCGATGCCGTCGAGACCGCAGCCAATCGCATCGAATACGCGACTGAGGCAACACGGAGTGTTCGTACCCACTCTGGAGAGTCATCGATGCTCGGGCAGTGTATTGGAAACAATGGATTGTTAATTTCAACATATGCGCCGGGATTCGCCGATGATATTGCGTATGGTGTCGGTCTTTCAGCGTCGGCTGAAGCTCGGACAACTGGATTAAGTAATGTGATGCTTGTTGATGCACATAACTCTAACAACGGTCTTAGTGGTCCTACTCTAGGGCATGTCACTCCTGGTTCTGCCCGCGCATTTGACATGATTAGTGCGGCTCGACAATGTGGAGATCGCCTTTCAACAGCTGAGCAATACCCGATGGAACTGGGGACTGCATGGGCAGAGACGCCATGGGACCCAACGGATGGTATTGGACCACTGGGCGTCCGCGTTGCTGTCCTGAAAGTTGCCGATAATGAGACTGCATATGTACTTGTTGATGGTAATAACATGGAACCTGGGCTCCGTGGTCAGATAATCGAAGCGATTGTCGATGAGGGACCAGTTGACGCTGCAGAAATAATGACAACAGATACACATATAGTTAATACAGTCGAGGCAAATAATCAGGTTGGTTCGGCAATCGATAATGACATATTCATTAACACACTCACGGAACTTACCACAGAGGCACGTCGTGATTATGAGACTGTGACAGGTGGGATGGCTGTCGAGCGAGTGTCTGTTACTGTCTTTGGCAGTGACCGAACAGAAACGCTCGCAAGCCATGCGAATGCTGTTGTTTCGATTGGTGGAGCGTTTGCCGTGACAGTGGCGCTTGCTGCCATTGCTGTCAGTGTGGTGATTTTTCTGTTTGCTTAG
- a CDS encoding DUF192 domain-containing protein — protein MYLKHISHTDSSVDTLATDIEIAATWCTHIRGLMFRRDFSVGSALVFQFDRVTQRTIHMLFVYSDIDVLWLKDDIVKKCTRLSAWYGIGTAEGDTVIELPSGVAGAISTGDTVRIVADD, from the coding sequence ATGTATCTTAAACATATCTCTCATACTGATAGTTCTGTAGACACACTCGCGACAGATATCGAAATTGCAGCAACCTGGTGTACACATATTCGTGGATTGATGTTCCGCCGAGATTTCTCCGTTGGGTCTGCACTCGTATTTCAATTCGATCGCGTCACTCAACGAACGATACATATGCTGTTTGTTTACAGCGATATTGACGTCCTATGGCTCAAAGATGATATCGTTAAAAAATGCACACGGCTTTCTGCATGGTATGGGATTGGGACTGCGGAGGGAGATACAGTCATCGAACTTCCATCCGGAGTTGCTGGTGCTATTAGCACTGGCGATACCGTTCGGATTGTTGCAGATGATTAA
- a CDS encoding DUF7097 family protein, with protein MYKTPDGTSVGVDDPYDHADICDHLTDDGRCRLALSQGDNHPEFATDRREDNYACLAHTYEEKNKITSTGSSDVSSSAEPSIPVSAFRECPHYRSTTAKHACVRCGLEDVRIAHDTDAQSLLEEHHLSYRDNTTQGSGISDTSEGTDETTQNNSESQITCSHEITVALCRWCHSKVHQSIARLEDDVSPDPEAFATREQRRAREQQELGFSPASEKNND; from the coding sequence ATGTATAAGACACCAGATGGGACATCTGTCGGTGTTGATGATCCGTATGACCATGCCGATATCTGCGATCATCTGACAGACGATGGCCGATGTCGACTCGCTCTCTCACAGGGTGATAATCATCCTGAATTTGCGACAGACCGACGGGAGGATAATTACGCTTGTCTTGCTCACACATATGAGGAAAAAAACAAAATAACGTCCACAGGCTCCAGTGATGTATCATCATCTGCAGAGCCGTCTATTCCTGTAAGCGCCTTTCGTGAGTGTCCGCATTACCGGTCAACGACCGCTAAGCATGCCTGTGTTCGCTGTGGGCTCGAAGATGTTCGTATCGCGCACGATACGGACGCACAATCGCTTCTTGAAGAGCATCACCTTTCATACAGAGACAATACTACTCAGGGTTCGGGTATCTCAGACACCAGTGAGGGCACCGATGAAACCACACAGAACAATTCGGAATCACAAATAACCTGTAGTCATGAAATAACAGTCGCATTGTGCCGATGGTGTCATTCCAAAGTCCACCAATCGATTGCTCGGTTAGAAGATGATGTGTCACCGGATCCTGAGGCGTTCGCCACTCGGGAACAGCGCCGTGCGCGTGAACAACAAGAACTTGGCTTCTCTCCTGCCAGTGAAAAAAATAATGACTGA